TTAGTTGGAGattgggggcgggatttagttcagttggttgagtgctctcctgaggtgcttgcgtcgcatgatcgaaccacctcagtggatccattcaactgattatggtttttttcattccaatcagtgcaccataactggtcaaaggccatggtatgtgctttcttgtttgggaaagtgcatataaacgatcccttgctgctaatggaaaaatgtagcaggtttcctccgatgactatgtgtcatgattaataaatcagtgtgctgtagtggtgtcattaaacaaaacaaactttaacttttctgtAGAGATTAAAAAGACTAAAAGCAAGTAATTCTTGCAAGGGCTTTATAGTAACAACATCATCATTTggtcttaaagtttgttttgtttaacgataccactagagcacattgatttattaatcatcggctattggatgtcaaacatttggtaattttgacatttcagtcttagagaggaaacccacattttgccattagtagcaagtgatattttataatcttttatatgcaccatcctacagataggatagcacataccacaacctttgatataccagttgtggtacattggcaatcgatcctagaccagcCGCGCATAAAGTGAGTGCTATACGACTGTACATCCTGCCCTCATTTGGTAATAcgcatgcatacatattttgttgtgtATCGTACACACCGTCCTACCTTCTCAGAACTCTGTACTTGTACTCAAACCTTCATGTTAAGTGATATATGTGAACATATCATAAATGCAATATGTTGCCATGTTTTTCTTGGTTTCTGTGGTAGTAAATTATGTGTATTTATCAGCAGTGTAATAAACTTTGAAAAATTTACGTTTTAGGTGGAATTTTGTGTGTGATTGGACCATTAAGAATAGAAATAACAGGTGCAGctattgtcatgtcatgtcatgtcatgtgacttaATGAAGTTAAAACCAAAGATGCGACACATTGGTTTGTGGGGGTATCCAATAGCAAACAGCAaaagattaataaatgtgctctagttgtgtcattaaaaaaacaaaattatcttttttattGGTTTATCTTAAAAAAACCAACTCCTCTTAACAAATGAGgaacaatgttttaaatgcatataGAAGAGTTGACAGTGTGTTCAAATTACATTGTAAAATATCAAGTTGGTCAGGAAACATTTATTCTTTGTAATTCTATACCAggtaacaatttattaaaaaggcAAGCAACAGGATTCTCCAATTAAAAGCAAGATGTCTTCGACCACAAAATGGTATTCCATTAAAATACACACTCTTACCCATCCCCAAACAAGCAGAATATGGTGCATGAAGGTTATGTGGGTGTAAGGGTGTGAACATGGTGCAAGCATAAAATGCAAAAtcttaaaatacacatatttgtaAATCCAAGAACAAAATAAGTTTTATTGGTTATGGGAAAGCTAGTAGCTTGGTTTTTGCCCTATACGTCTTTCCCAATCAAATTGTACAAATAAACCTGTAAAATGGACCCTGAACAAAttggaatcctgtcaaaactggccaagtttcatggtcctgAATATTCTAACTTGTAAAACACGACCCTCTAGACACTGATTTGTCTCAactgataaatattaggtccccagtGTGATCCAGTTTAAACTGGTTTCACTAGTTATTTTTTGTACAAAAGAAAAGAGACCAGTGCTGTTAATATGAACATCAGATGCCATCTAAATGTATCTTGTGACAAATACATTCAGATGTATACTTGTATTACAGTTTTGGGTTCTAATATGGTGACATCACTTATtctataaaaaacaaacaagactttatataataatttattacattttaatgcaTATACATTTTCTGAATGTGAATAACAAAACGTGTCAAATTTTCACATGGTGGCAACActgaacaacaaacaaaataatataattaaaaattacatcaaaTTCTCAAATACTCCATCTGGCACATGCCTCGAACACTATCAGATAAGATCTTGAGTGACTACCAACTGtcaaaaaccttttaaaagtATAGGTGAGCATTTACTTATTACGACATCTTAATTTTTCATTGTCCACTCTGGCATCAAATGCAATTAAGATACTTTACCATTCTACTCCTATGTTAATTCTTTCGTTAACAGCAAGACATCTTTCATATACAACACAGGCATGGCAGAAGTAAGTAGATATTGGGGGGCGGGGGTAGACATTGACAGATCGAGGGCACAAAGCAGTTTCAAGGGGGTTCAGGGGTATGCTCCtctgtaaaattttgaaaacttgaaatgtaatttcttgcattctacaagtaaaattcatctttgctgtaagatttactaccaatattttttattcaggaTTATTGGTCTCTAGCTaatcccacccacccaacctCCCTGCTCTGTTGTCTGCAACATGtacttttccacaaacaggaaagcacctTCCATAACTTTTGATACAACAGTTGTGGAGTACGGTACTTGTGTATAACATTTAAATACAAAGTAACCATGTACCTACATTTAAAAGTATGGAAAAGATTCAATGAACTTCATTTTACATGTATGGTTTGTTTTGCTAATATTAGGCCATTGTGAACTAATAATGGCAGACatcttccatatatatatatatatatatatatatatatattattatcacaCTGAGTTTGATGATCCTGCATTGACCATATTTGCCAGACAACAGGTAAATATCCATTATAAAATATGGGCATAAAAAGAACTCCATATGCTTGTAAAAACTAACAAATGTATACCTGTACGTACATTCATTCAAACATGCATCCATGGATTTTCAAGCCATTTACACACATCACAGCACACACGAATGAAGATATCctacataaaaacacatgatcaCTCCTAATTAGGTATCAATAGATTCATAAGtaatcttttaaaatataaccCCTGTAAAgagaattatattttttaatttgtgattCAACTTCACAATGGCATCTAACATTTCTAATCTGCAtattgaaatagaaaaatattacCCTTTCATATTTAGTGTTGCCTTTTGCCATttgattaaatatattaatatcctTTCCTCTGCTGTTCaagagttttttttttgtgtgtttttttttgggggggggggggggttaaaggGATAGttgcaataaaaaatacttgttATGAAAGACCATAAATGCtgctaattttattacaaatactgATAGCACAGGGATCCAAACACATGTTTTcgtaaatgtaatttaaaaacaaaataataaattgttattaatgGTTAAATATCCTTCTAATGAGATTAACACCTTcaaccgaaaaaaaaaaattaggtatgatttggaaagaaaaataatggACATCAGACTATATGATTACAATTTGTAGGGAGAAGAGGGAATTTGGTTTTCAGGTTTTCTGGCATGTTACTTGACTGGGCAATGGCCTGTCACTGCCTACCCTAACACTATTTGACTAGAATGCATCACGGCCAGCATTAGACCGATTTCTTATAACTCGACAGACCAGATGCTCTTATACacgttttggtttgttttttattttatgctgatggaaagaaataagggattaCAACAACGAAACAGGGACGAGTGACTGTAACCAAACCCCTCATCCACAGTGACGGCAACTAAACCCCCTCATCTATAGTGATGGCAAGTTAAGCATGTTAATGACAATCAATAtcacattactaacattcaatcccacatagTTTTGTAGTCTCTAtagtttatacatatattatgatattaatAGTGACTGAAATgtggtctacaataccaagtgtttccctttttttttctctcggtATATAACGATGGCCTCATACTACCTTCTTCCACTCCCCTTCAAGAATTTTCAGTATATGCATGTTAGGAACACAGTGAATCATATACAACTGGCACACACAAAGATTCCATAAGAATCATTCTATACGCTTTGAAAATTGTGCAACACAAAGTTCACACAAAACATGTACTGACAGGATGAATGTAATTaatactttttctttctttcatttttaaaatctatgtCTGTCGCATTATTTTTTTGGCAGGAGTTTAAAAACACAGTAAGCAATCCTAATTGCAGACAATACAAACATGAATTCAAATATCTATCATAGGTTAAAAAATACGAGAGAAATCGTGATCACAGTTTAACATTGAAAGACGAGCCACACGAACAGCCCTGCTCGGCCACAGGGTTATTGACAACCCGAAACGCCGACCGGATGAGTTCCTCGCTATAGTCTATTGTGGAGCCCTTCAGATACTCCAGAGATTCTTTGTCCACCACAATTTTTACACCATCTTTCTCTATCACTCtggaaataaaatttgaatttgaatacatattaaaacattagCACCATTTTGGAATTGATTATGTGGTGGGGGAGCACCATTACTGTTTTATGACTGGTGGGTCTTTCAGTCTATTTTCCCTATAAACACGGTACTTGGTTTAAACTTAAactgtttttataaattaatttgacaatttaatttttttaaattgtggaTGATGAGTCTATATGAAACAAAACTGTGTAGTGCACCCCATAATGTTGTCAATTCCATAAATGCCCCATcagaaatatgaaaataatcatctaatttttgttttgtagtttattcaatttaaaagagccagtaatatgtgaaatatgCAAATACAGTCTTCTACTAATAATGTCATACTTAAACAAGCTTGATTTGAGAATCAAAATGTCTCACCAATTATATTAAGCTTATACAGGCCAGAAATTTTAAGCCACATAATGTGTGTCACAGCATCATTTTTTTTCCACACACATTTctatgtaaaaatatttctacactGTACCTAATGTTggtaaagaaaattaaaattcacaTATTATAACTACAGTGAAACTAGTATAAACCGGACCCTGATCAAAACAGAATCCTGTCAAAAATGGTAAAAGAATGGTGCCATACCTAAATTTTTGTGCAGATTtcgacaaaattaatgactcttaccattattgtatgattgtcttaaccctaatcctaaccctaacccattttctttctggaggaggcTCCCTATTGACAGTGGTTGCATTTGGTACACgcataaatattcaattccatagtgccatactcaaaaaaaaaattctgacagAAACCTTGATTAGGTTCCTGGTACGATTTGGTTTATacaggattcactgtatataatgcatgtgaaatattttgGTTGTGCCTGGAATCTGAAGCATGTTGTCATCTAACAAATGACTGAGAAACACTGCAGTGAGAAATGGTAGTCGCCAACAAACCTGTCTTCAGGATTAAACGATGGGTCAAGGTCAAATTTGTACTGAAATCCCGAACAACCTCCACCCTCCACAAACACCCGCAAGTTTTTATCCATTCCAAGCTTTTTCAGTTGCtgaaatttaaaacattgtaaaaataaatattccaaaTTTTTTGCTTATGaaataatactatatatttgTACTTCGGGTGATAACAAATAGTGCAAAACATTCATAGCTCTGGTTTAGTAGCCCTGTATGGCTCTTGTTGGAAaactacataattatatattgggtaaaaaaaacaaatcaatgtttAGGTTTGTTAAAAGTATAATTCAGACAGATCACCAGTTAGTCAATTAGTGCTTCAAAACAGCTGGGAATGCATCAGAAAAGACCTAAAATCATCAAATACCACTAGGGATGCTTTATCGACtggaatatacatgtagcatggTTTCCAACTGTAGCACTGGTCAAGCCCAACCAGCAAGTTGAAGGTTCGACCAGGACTGTTACTGTCACCACACTGGCACTAACTAAACTTAAGCAAGGGACAACAAGGATTCATAGCAccaaaattacccacacccactactaaccctggtcgggctgctggtactcccttgcacctgccagtgcgggCGGTCCTCTCTCCCActcaccccaacccttttcctgttctggacagaAGAGCTagccaaggccggcacctgtgcccaggataggtgtgcactacaacagctttctctgaatatgcatgtaaaaccctatgtCCTGACCTGTCAGGATCTTGTTGGTAGGGTGCAATTCATGACCAAAAAGATGTGTTTAAAGCTGGTACAGGCACAATTCTGGGGCTGctgcatagcccagtggtaaagcactcgcctgatgtgcaatcagtctagccagtgcaccatgactggtatatcaaaggctgtggtatgtgctatgatatcctgtctgtgggatggtgtatataaaagatttcttgctttGAATCAGGCCCCACTCCcattcaatgctgggctagtaaataattactattgccatgcccaacggttagtgaaaaaaagttgtgaAATGCTGCatttgtcttattttgtaaatatgaatatgctgcccacccccccgcccccagtattggtgtttttaatctctttaggtaacatatctgattagtactattagtaaaattgtattaagtaaattgggctagtggattttgtaaaaattcttgATGGcctgctaatgggaaaaatgttgGTGGTTTCCCCTAAGactcaaaataaccaaatgtttgacatccaatagccgatgattaataaatcaatgtgctctagtggtgtcattaaacaaaacaaatttttaacacAAATCTCTAGTTGTACCTTAACACAGCTGTCACTAAGCCGCAGTGGCTCGGTCTCATTGCTTGGATCGGTCTTGGGATCCGCCTTACTCTGACATCTTTGTACATGCTGCCAGGTCACAGCTGACAAACGGAATGGTCTGAAAGAAagataacatttttgttttaaataatagtcATACTTATCTGCAGGCAAGTTGAATTGGGAATGTGTTTTAAGATTCCGCTGGAATAGtaaaatgatttaattaataCAGATCATATCTTAGGATTCCATCTCATAATCTGGGATTCATGGAATCGACTGTCCTCTAGCACTAGCACTGGTCTGTTTATATCGACCAGCACTAGAGATGACTATAAGTAATAGATCCAGGAACCAGGACCAACAACCAGCTACTATTCCTAAACTAGATAAtttttttcctaaatctgatgggCCACAGaactttagtttgattattcatGAGtccaattaaacttacatttgtacatgttgttaaccagtaccaatgcTACATAAAGAAACCTGACACCCCTATAGATATGAAATGAAGCCTCGATCACTATTTCCTTGTGGAAAGTGTGTGGACATGTGACATGATCAACACTCTTATTAGTCTTAGCGGCAGGGGCCATATCATAGTATTCATACGGTCACACAGCTAACTCAACTGCTTCTTGTGCTGATGTTACTGTTATGCCTTATGAAACAATCAGCGAATACAAATGTGCATGAACAAACTGCAATCTCTAGTATGTttatgaaatttaagcatttagatAGGATCAACCTTTATTTCACATGACAAACAATACTTTGacacttcaaaaaaaaaatgtatttacattctAGATTACACGTATAGTCAAATTGTTTTAGTTGATGAAACAGACAAAGGAAATTCCAATGAATATCAAGTGACACAAAATTTAGTTATGTGATTCAATTAAATTTATTGACATCATTTCTTTTAAGAGGTTAAATTTCTTgtgttaaaaatagttttcatattctaaatttataaacagaTAGACACAAGTTTATTTCCATATAAGGCCTAATGTATAATTCTTTGAAAAACTAAATGATCGAAACTTCAGTCCAATGACTCAAATTCAATGTAGAAGTGGAGTCGGGTTATTGACACAGAGTGATGTCATATGATAACAACATTAGTTTGCTTCAATCGGTCGTCATAGTCTGTCAATAAAAACAGTCGTAACGGGATGAAATAAGCTGTAAATGTGAACACATGTAACttcttattaatatttaaaaagcaaTTATTCTCATTAGCCGTTACTACGCCGTTAGTCAGTTAGGCTAGCACAGTAGCAGACACTTTTTGTTCACACTTTAGTCTATTAGGTATTAACATATAAAACTTTACTGTTACCACAAAAGTATAGTAATTCCAAGCGAcaataaatactagtattacAAATAAGGACAAGAAATTTAGTAACCTTTGTATTAAACCGATTGATCTTCTTAATAAACATGTCATTTTTGTACAAAGCGGAAGTATACACAACTGAATCAAGGAAGACAACTCTTACAATGttttatggtctc
This DNA window, taken from Gigantopelta aegis isolate Gae_Host chromosome 4, Gae_host_genome, whole genome shotgun sequence, encodes the following:
- the LOC121369666 gene encoding iron-sulfur cluster assembly 2 homolog, mitochondrial-like, whose translation is MTCLLRRSIGLIQRPFRLSAVTWQHVQRCQSKADPKTDPSNETEPLRLSDSCVKQLKKLGMDKNLRVFVEGGGCSGFQYKFDLDPSFNPEDRVIEKDGVKIVVDKESLEYLKGSTIDYSEELIRSAFRVVNNPVAEQGCSCGSSFNVKL